In a genomic window of Neoarius graeffei isolate fNeoGra1 chromosome 13, fNeoGra1.pri, whole genome shotgun sequence:
- the LOC132896677 gene encoding uncharacterized protein LOC132896677 — MQRFSTQQALEMILDGADPGESDGEDINLQVDSDSELSQSSDEESAPQPTKRARLATDVAETAKDGTVWHEEQVGTGPHFTPPTPYSTDGEPTAKARRSITSRLQSFLCFITLDMLGIIRDCTIQHAKQTEHVDWFMGIPELMAFISITIMRGIIKVPSLHDCWSKNLGNPHIIETMSRGRFKNIMHHLRFDDRDTRSERVQTDRFAAISNIWGLFVTNCITSYIPGQHITIDEQLFPCKTRCCFLQYIATKPDKFGIKFWVACDLKTKYVCNILPYLGKDPTRPRGERVSESVVMRLMEPFLDKGRNVTTDNFFTSLSLAKRLLSRNSTILGTVNRIRQEIPPSTRQMHRDEFTTQVFSSTGATLTVYAPKRKKTVYVLSSMHSTIQTQETAKKKPNTITLYNTTKCGVDIMDQMVREYTVRAGTRRWPISVFYNMIDIAALNAHVLYQLCTGRKERRVDFLFELARELAHSHVGMKKVQKEQLLRQQPSTPQFGQRAKCQAKIKCKDNRATVRCVGCYKYTCGKCRKEQWLCQNCE, encoded by the exons atgcagagattcagcactcaacaggcattggaaatgatcctggatggagctgACCCTGGCGAATCGGATGGAGAAGACATCAATCTCCAGGTGGATTCAGACTCCGAGCTGTCTCAGTCTTCAG ATGAGGAGAGTGCTCCCCAACCAACAAAGAGAGCTCGGCTAGCGACTGATGTGGCAGAGACTGCAAAAGATGGCACAGTATGGCATGAAGAACAGGTGGGAACGGGTCCACATTTCACCCCACCAACGCCATACAGCACAGATGGAGAGCCAACCGCTAAGGCCAGGAGGTCAATCACAAGTCGCCTTCAGAGCTTCCTTTGTTTCATCACTCTGGACATGCTTGGCATCATACGAGACTGTACAATTCAACATGCGAAGCAAACTGAGCATGTGGATTGGTTCATGGGCATACCTGAACTAATGGCATTTATTTCCATCACCATCATGAGGGGAATCATCAAGGTGCCATCACTGCATGACTGCTGGTCGAAAAACCTGGGAAACCCACACATCATCGAAACCATGTCCCGAGGGCGTTTCAAAAACATCATGCATCACCTGCGCTTTGATGACAGAGACACCCGCAGCGAGCGAGTACAGACTGATAGGTTTGCTGCAATTTCAAACATATGGGGATTGTTTGTCACCAACTGCATCACATCCTACATCCCTGGTCAACACATCACCATTGACGAACAACTTTTCCCGTGCAAGACTCGCTGCTGTTTCCTACAGTACATTGCAACTAAACCAGACAAGTTTGGTATCAAGTTTTGGGTGGCGTGTGACTTGAAAACCAAATACGTCTGCAACATCCTCCCATATCTTGGCAAGGACCCCACTCGGCCTCGTGGGGAGAGAGTGTCTGAGAGTGTAGTCATGAGGCTGATGGAACCATTCTTGGACAAGGGCAGAAATGTTACCACAGACAATTTCTTTACATCACTGTCACTTGCAAAACGACTACTTAGCCGGAATTCAACCATCCTCGGCACAGTCAACAGGATTCGCCAAGAAATTCCACCATCAACTCGACAGATGCACCGCGATGAATTTACCACCCAGGTATTTTCATCCACTGGTGCCACACTGACTGTGTATGCGCCCAAGCGGAAGAAGACAGTATATGTTCTCAGCAGCATGCACAGCACGATTCAGACACAGGAAACCGCCAAAAAGAAGCCAAACACCATCACACTCTACAACACAACAAAGTGCGGCGTCGATATCATGGACCAGATGGTGCGGGAATACACTGTCCGCGCAGGAACAAGGCGCTGGCCAATATCAGTGTTCTACAACATGATAGACATTGCAGCACTGAATGCCCACGTGCTCTATCAATTATGCACTGGgagaaaggaaagacgggtggattTCCTGTTTGAACTGGCAAGAGAGTTGGCTCACTCCCACGTGGGTATGAAAAAGGTCCAAAAGGAGCAATTGCTTCGGCAACAACCCTCCACACCACAATTCGGACAAAGAGCCAAGTGTCAGGCTAAAATCAAATGCAAGGACAATCGTGCAACTGTGCGCTGTGTTGGCTGTTATAAATATACATGTGGGAAATGCAGAAAGGAGCAATGGCTGTGCCAGAATTGTGAGTGA